One segment of Ziziphus jujuba cultivar Dongzao chromosome 12, ASM3175591v1 DNA contains the following:
- the LOC125420541 gene encoding vacuolar iron transporter 1 yields the protein MADEQRISLEPEKQTLLNHHKEKHFTAGEIVRDIIIGVSDGLTVPFALAAGLSGANATSSIVLTAGIAEVAAGAISMGLGGYLAAKSEADHYKRELKREQEEIITVPETEAAEVAEVLAQYGIEPHEYAPVVNALRKRPQAWLDFMMKFELGLEKPDPRRALQSALTIAIAYVLGGLVPLVPYMFIPRAREAMFASVIVTLVALLIFGYAKGYFTGSKPLMSAIQTALIGAIASAAAFAMAKVVQN from the exons ATGGCTGATGAACAAAGAATCAGTTTGGAACCAGAGAAGCAGACCCTCCTCAACCATCACAAAGAGAAACACTTCACCGCCGGCGAGATCGTCCGTGACATCATTATCGGCGTTTCCGACGGCCTCACCGTCCCTTTCGCCCTCGCCGCTGGACTTTCCGGTGCCAATGCCACGTCATCCATTGTCCTCACCGCCGGCATCGCTGAGGTCGCCGCCGGTGCCATCTCGATGGGCCTCGGCGG ATATCTCGCTGCCAAAAGTGAAGCTGATCACTATAAGAGAGAATTGAAAAGAGAACAAGAAGAAATTATAACCGTCCCAGAAACAG AGGCTGCAGAAGTAGCAGAGGTACTTGCACAGTATGGAATAGAACCACATGAATATGCACCTGTTGTGAATGCTCTTAGAAAAAGGCCCCAAGCATGGTTGGATTTCATGATGAA GTTTGAACTGGGATTGGAAAAGCCAGATCCAAGAAGAGCACTGCAGAGTGCACTTACAATTGCAATTGCATACGTTTTGGGAGGTTTGGTGCCTTTGGTTCCTTATATGTTCATTCCAAGGGCTAGAGAAGCCATGTTTGCCTCTGTTATAGTAACCTTGGTGGCCTTGTTGATCTTTGGCTATGCTAAGGGTTATTTTACAGGGAGTAAACCCCTTATGAGTGCCATCCAAACAGCCCTTATTGGAGCTATTGCATCTGCTGCTGCTTTTGCCATGGCAAAAGTTGTTCAAAACTGA